Below is a window of Camelus ferus isolate YT-003-E chromosome 4, BCGSAC_Cfer_1.0, whole genome shotgun sequence DNA.
TCCTGAGAGCATCTCACAAAACATTTCCTACTGTAGAACATCCAGCACTGGGGATGCAGGGAATAGAGGAGAGAGCTGCATATCCTTAAATCCACATCCAGTACAAGTCACTGCCCATTCTTCCTCCAAGCAGATGCGGGTTGAATCTACCTCAAGCACAGGCTTTTATCTGatctgtgtgtgggaggtggagGGCAATGGTGGCAATTACAAGAACACATTATTGGGTATATATCAACATTCCTGATAGAAATTAAGTTTTAACTTGTGTTATACCAACCTGTCACCACAGCACAATGAActggctggagggtggggagaggagggaaaccTAGCAGATGGTGAGgttcaaaatatattcatctgCAAATATATTCACCCATACGTTCCTGTGACTCAAGAAATCCAACTCAACAGGCTTGTGGAGCTGCTGTGTGTGGGTTCTGTGTGGCTGTATGTGGGCCGGGGGCGTTCACCCTCCGGCATGCTGGAAtcacagaaggggagaaagagagaagaaagaggacatCCTTACAACTAAACTGACATATTGAAGGGATTTTGAGACCACAGAGGAGGGTCAAAATCAAATGAGCTAGTTAGAGCAGCTGTGTACTGAGgatgatgaaaacaaagaaagttttgcagaggagaggagagcagagaggcGGGGAGGAGATGCTCAATGAGACAAGAAGGCAGGATTTCTTTAGAAGAGTTTCTACCTGACAAAACCATCCTGTAAGCaatatattgctttatttttcttatgcaGCCAGATTGGACTGCTCCTAGAAATTCTGGGAAGTGTCAGCGGGGCGTGCCCACAGCCCAAGGTCTCAACTCCTTACCTGCAGGTTTGGGGGTGCCCATGTGGGACAGGCCCCCGTTGGGCTGAGTGCTGTCCCCGGATGGAAACTCCAGGCTCATTCGAGGCTTAGGCTGATACTCCCTTCTAGGCTGAGATGAAGCTTGTCTTATtctgcattaaaaagaaaagtgggggGAGTATGTAGccaattaggaaacaaaaagtaaagcaataaaatgcagaaaatgctTACGTCACCCACCAATCTACCACTGTGGAGCAGGGCCAATCTGAGAAAGACCCTCAGGTTTCttatctgtgtctgtctctgcttCTGGTGCCGTGGTCATAGCCTCTCTGGCTATACCCTCACTGTCTTCATCCTTTCTCTCagtctctcattttctccctcatttattcAGAGCTCAATTTGCAAGCATGCACTGTGCGAGGtgccaggaacacaaggatgaaTAAGACACATTTCTTATCCTCCAGCAGCTTATGGTCTGAGCATAAACAACTGGTTGGGGTAAACTGTAGAAAGTGCTGTTACAGAGATATGGACAAAATGTGGCAGgaatgcaggggtggggaggagtctccctgtcctcagggaagTTGGAGAAGGGTTAAGGAAGGAGGTAAAAGACAGGTAGGAGTCATTTCTAGATGAACAGTTGTTTCCAGAAGAAAGTGATTCCACGCAGAGCTTGACAAGATGTGAGGGAGGAACGGAGGAAACGCTGTGTGCTCTGAGAATGGCATGTAGGACAGGGCAATGAATCAGAAGAAAGGCAGAAGGGACAGGCAGTCACTGTCTGCTGCATACCCTTAAGTCTCTTCCAGTTTCAGGGGCTCACTAAGCAAAACGTGCAGCAGATCTGCAAGGGTGGGCAGAGTTAAGGGCATGGTGATTGTCAAATGGTAGCGACTTTGACGTATTTccgaggaaaaaagaaaagtggccTTCTTGCTCAACAGATGCTGTAAAGACATAATATTTCTTTAGTACTTTGTAGTGCATGACTTTAAACCTTTCTAGAGGCTTCTGAGTGTTACACACACTTCCACAAGGATGTACTGAGGGAAGATGCACAATCAAGCACTCCTCAGGGAAGATACTGAGGAGAAGAAGAGGCTGGCCAGATGGAAACAGGTGAGGAAGTTTCCGTAACAAGCATCATACTTAGAGGCCGCCTTGTGCATTTACCTGCTGAGGTGACCCTTTGATGTATACACATTGAGCTGAATTAGACAGCACAGGGCACTGCATACAGCTGAGTAGGCTGTGCCCTGCAACCCTTGGGAGTCCCTTTAGTAAAGAAAACTATCACCGCCCAGCTATGGGGCGCAGCTAAGAAGGTGGAACAGGCTTAAGAAAGCAGGTCCCCCCGATGGATCTTGTCACCATTCAGAGAAACACAAGGTGTGCAATAACACAAGCTTTCCAAAAGGTTATGCTTGAACGTGAACCCCCACTGCACCACCGTGTGAGCCTCAGTCTGCTCGTCTGCTGGAGAGGCTAACAACATGTGGGTTACAGGGCTGTTAATGACTGACGAGGACGTGCCCTCAGTACCCATGCATGAGAGCTGCCCAGCAAATCATGTCCATTATCATTACCAGCATCCCAGTGTCCCATCCATGGCAGCCAAAATATAATCTAAGTATCAATCTCTTATAAACACAAGATTAGATTCaacagaacaaataaaacaaagcccaAGACaatataaaaccaaaacaaatggtCTACAAGGTGCCTGTGTGGGATCAGCAGGAATTTTGTCGGAAGTTCttcttcaaatatattctctCTACTATTTCCATTCCTTTACACACAGTTTTGTaacaagaaaagggaaatgtaAAATGCAGGGAACTGTAAAATACCTTTCTTCCAGTCTGACAGTGACCTGCTGCAGGATCTGGACTGCTTGCTTATGGTACTCCAGCTGGGCCTGGACGAGCGCAGAGAGCTGGCTCACTTGTTCAATCTGCAGATGAACGGGGGAATCACGCCTTAGTTACCAGATCACTGTCCTGAAGCAGCTGCTACTCCCAGGACATGACAGAGCTACCCCTGACATTGCCCAGTGTCTGGAGATGCTCATGACTGTGTCATGAGACAGGCTGACAGATAGTTTTGCACATTTCAAGTTGATTAAGGATAAGAAAGCATCCTTGTGCTTTGAAACTCCAGTACCATGAAGAGACACACGAGTCAGAATCCTCCTGAAGGCCACAGGACTTTACCAAACAGCTTATGCTCAGCTACAGCCTTCTGATTAGGATCGGGCTTATTGTACTGATTTTCCACAGGAAGAAGATACACTGACTGGACTGTTCTTTGCTCCCTATACTTTTCGTGCTAAGACAACATTAGTGCTGTTAATACAAATGTGAATATGGATGTCTCATGTGAGGCACTATGGGAGGCTGTGTGGTATGATGGAAAatccttttcctctctgagcctcatctcgAATGTAAAAGGGTTGAGTCAAGCGACATTTTGGGTTCATTCCAGCTCTAATGTTCTAAGCATCCTTGTTACTCTTCTTCATTCTGCACCTTGTGTTGTGATCAAGCTGAATAATGGTCTCCAACTCAACAGAGGCCACGCTGCCCCAGGAgtctgggctggggtggggcccagggtaCAGGGAAGGACCACTGATTCAGGTCATCCTCACGCCGAGTTTTCCTCTTCAGCAGGTAGGTGGACAAACTATTTTACACAAACACAAACCGACACTGTCTTTGGGCACTGGGAGAGTCTGGGTGTGTTCAACATGCCTCCTGTGTCACCAGCCGGGGGAGTGATAAGTCCATCAGGGCTCTGTAACCATCTTGGCCGGAGTTGGTCAGCAACTCATAGGGCCAGAGGTGAGGATGAGCGAGGACAGGGAAGCTGGTGAACAGGATTCATGATATGAATGATCAGAATGTAACTTCTAAAGCCATGAATACTAATTTAGTATTCAGGAAATGTAAAAGCAACTCTTAAACAATCTCATCTGTGCTCCAAGTGCAGTATTTGTGCTACAATCTTAAATCTCAATTGAAATTacctttggaaagaaaatgtcaaCTTTACTTCAAAACACAGAACATCTTAACCTTTGTTGGACACTGACTTCTGAATGTACTTTACTTGATTGATATTCTTAGTCTGAAGTCAATCTGCCTTACATTTCaacagagtatttttttaagctactgGACTTACATACAGGTCATCAGAACCACTCTTTATCTCCCCACTATTGATCATTAGTAGACAAAAGTCTAGTTAAATCAAACTaagaatacagaaaaagctttACCATTTCTCAGTCTActttataatttcaaattatttaaaagaataaccaTCCAATGAAGTTCTCACCACATGGTGCAATCCATTATGACACATTAAACTTGTGCCTCAATGGcaagattaaattaaaaaccatAGGCGAGTCACTCACATCCATCTCTAAGAGGTTGAACATGCTTGACTCAGCAATTTCTTTAGATTCATCAAATTTCTCCAGAGCCTGACGGAGCTCTTCATCTGGAATCTTCCCTTGTCGTTTTTTCTTATAATCAAAGTCCAGGCGTCGACCCTCCAACTTCTTTAGATGATGCTGAAAAAGTCAAAAGGCAGGGAAATGCTTTGAAAGGACTTAAGGAAAAGGCCTATTGACAGCTCACTTCCCCATCATGCCCATTAGCTTCCAAAGTAAGACAAGCTAAGTCCTAAAATATCACTCCACCAGAAGAATAAACATGCACCTGTGAGGCAAATGTTTCCAAAGGCTAAATGTAGGGACACGTCTCTGAAACTAATTAAGAGGAACCAAAAAATGTGGGAAATACCAGTGCCCTTTACTCTCTGCTCTTGCCGGTCCAGAGCCGAGCTGGAATGTGTCTTTCCGCCCCACGACAGAAGCTGGAAATGTGTACACACTCTACGCATTGGGAAAGCACAGGCCTATGGGGCCCACAAGCCACACCTTCAAGGCAAATGGTGTTTCATGGGAAGGCTGAGGAGAAACACTTTCCTTGAAACGAAGTGAGAAAGAATGGTATTCTTACTTTTCGTATCATAGAACGTCAGTGCTGGAAACTATTTACCTGTGAGGTTATCCGTTCTGTTAGCACCACCTACGACACTTATAAAAATATGGATTCTTGATCACCTGAATTAGAACATGCAGGGCTGGCGTCTAGGAATCTATGTCTCAACACTTAGCCTAGTGGACTGATAGCAGCTTTCAGGGAACCATGGATTAATTTAAGTCTCTCATCTGAGCCATCTGACAGAGGATGACACTTAGTCACAAGACCTAACTAGAAGGGAGCTCTGAAGGGACCTGATGCCCTATGCTGTGCTCAGCCCCTCTCTGCATCATCCCAGGTGCCGGGCTGCCCAGCCTCGCCTGTCACCTCTAGTGACCAAGTGCGCAAGTTGTCTTTTCCCTAGAAATTGCAGCACTCCACTACGACTGGGTAGGAGAAAATGCTAGATTCCCCTTGGTTCTGGATGTGCAGGgagtgaaagggaagaaaatggaaacagagtTGGGAGTAGAGAAGgaacaagaagaaaaggaggaagaatttcGACCTTCCTTCCCGCTGCACACCCTGCCTCCAATCCAGGCCCTGATCCAAACTAAATGTTTGTTCCTTTGGAAGGAAAATTCTTTTACAACATCTGAACTTGCAGGCAGCTGCAGGGTAGAGTACTGGAGTCAGGGTTACATTTTGGATGTACAGTGAGTCTGCCAcatactaactgtgtgaccttgaccaggTGACAGGGCTGAGGGAGATTTAGCTAGGAGACTGGGGGGCTGCAGGTTATGACACTTCATTTTACAGTCAAGAAAATCAAGTTTCAGACAAGTTCAACAACCATTTGTTGAAGGAGTGAATGAGTAAACATAACACACTTTGTTAGAGGTAAAACCAGCTGGACTTCATTTATTTGGAATGGCTCAACTTGTTCTACATGTTTTAGGAAGAGGATAGTTGGTTATTTTTCCTCAATCCTAATAACCATTATGAAACTATAAAAACACACTGTTTAGAGAGCAATAAAATAACTAAGTATTCAAGCTAACAACTGGTATGGCTAGTATTTTAGAGGGTGAAATTAGCCCAGGAAACCACAgaacaattaataaaattatatattatcaaGGAAAGGATATTGTCCTTCAGGAGAAAAAAGCTTGAAAAAACTTGAGAACTGAACGCAGAGAAGTCAAGTGTGATATTCATGAGTGGCACAGTCACAAGAGTGGGGCAAAACGTGCCgcatttctggtttctcttgatTTAGCCTGCTGGATTGTTTTGCAATTTACGTGCCCCGTCAGTGCTGACAATGTGCACggtaagcattaaaaaaatgcattctaCAGGGAAAGGGCACCTGCGTCCGTATGACCCTAACTGCCCACTTTCCAGATTACTGGCTGCAGATACCTGAATTTCCCTCAGATCTTTGTCGTGAAGATTCTGAAGGGGGTCAATGAAGTTCTGCTTCACTTCCATGTCCAAAGAGTCTTTCACCTCCGAGAGTTCCCGCATGGCCTCGCCCACCTCTCCAAGCGCTGGGCCTGGAAGGGAATAATGAAGCGCTTGCATGTCAAAGAACAAAGCTGACATTAATTTGCAATAACAGGGCCTGAACACCCAGGGATTACAGCCTGGCTTCTGAAGGCAGCCAAGACAAGAGACGGTATATGATGCCCTCCAGAGATCAGTGTAGTTTCCCACTTAAGAAAGCTCGTGAGAGTTCACTGAGTACAAGAGACTCAATGCCTCTGAGGGGTGGTGGTGGAATCCTTATCATAAAGAACATAAAACGttgctttttccttaaaaagcaaatttggaaGCTCCCTACCCTCCTTTGTAAGTACTAGTTTTCCCTTATGGGGGAGCTGTTTAAGGCCAATGCATTCAGCAAAGGCAAACACCAGGAACGGAGAGCAGGGCTCAGTCAGGAAGGACTGTCATTTTCTGAGATGTCACATGGTGAAGGAGTGAAAACAGAGGTGGTTAGTATGGTAGCTGAGGGTcaaaggagggaggggtgagagaATGCACTTGGACTGGTAAAATGAGCGGTAAAACCATACAGAGAAGAGCAGACATCTCAGAGAAAGCCCAGGGGCCGAGTGCTGAATCATGCTGACTGTGACTGTTGGCTGTGCCCCCAAACTCAGTTACAGCCAGACACATGCCAGGGTAAACGTCCAGGCATCTGGATGGGTCAGCCAGCTACCGTAATGATGGGCTCTTAGcagggaaaaagaatataaataaaattccaatGACGAATCATACTAAAAATCATGAAACAgctctgaaaacaaattttgggCCCATGTGTACAAGATCTAAAActgagaagcaaaacaaaatggtTTGAATTTTCTCCTACAGAGTTTGTCAGTGGCACTAAAATCCCCATGGACAAATGAACACTTAAACTGTGAGAAAGCACTCATTACCAAAGTTGCAATCATCTCCAAGCTCTCTTCCAAACTTGAGCATGGCCTCGGCCAGCAGTGCCTCTGCCTGGGGATAGCCTGGCCCTTTCTCCTGGCCACGGATTTTTGACATGGTGTTGATCATGCTGAGCTTGGCTCTGGAAGCTGGAGGCAAAGAGATAAGAGACTTTCACAGGAGGCAATGTGATGGAGTGGAAACAGGGCTGGATGGAGAATCAGCGACTGAGACTTGCACCTTCACCTAGAGGTAGGTCCACAGacaaatacagatattttttaaatcactgaactCTCCCTATCTCTCAAAATCTTCTGAGGAATTTAACAGAAAAGGCAAAGCTCTTCCAGGTGAAGATGCTATCCTTCTGTGTTCTTGCCCGCTCCCTGTGCCCTCTCCGACACTCTTCACTGCTGTGGCCCTGCTGTGCTTCTGTGGACCTCAGTGGCCCAGggaaagcatttgaaaaagtACTGGATTACGTGATCTCTAAGTTTTAGGATTCTACTTTATATTTCAATTCTAGGAGTGCACAAACTAAAGTAGGAAATTAATTGTTAATTCTTGCATGTGGGCCTTATGCCATGTTTCACTTacaccatgtataaaatagaactATTTTCAAAATCACTTCTCAACTAAGATTCAGACAGTAAACAGACCCATGAAGTACAGAAATATCGTGTTCATTAAAAAGACTTATTTACTCCTCTCATACATAAGTTCTTCATAAAATCAGTTCTATGCCACAAAGACAgagtttcaatttattttttgcttttatttttataaaagaagatgCCTAGAAGGCAAATCCAGTTTTCATGGAAGAAAGAGTTTTACTAGCACACTATTAAAGCCAATGATACTAGGACACCAGGGTTTCTCAGCTTCATCACCAGAGCTGGGACTGTCCATTAACCTAGGATTGTGCCCGGAGTCCATCTGCATGGAAACCCCTGACAGAATCACACCCATAGCACATACTTCCTGCATTTGGTGGTCAACATTTCAACTTGAACATGTGATTCAAATAGGCTTTTACTTGAACTCTGGGCTTCAGAGGTCAAAACTGGAGAGGAGGAGAATTATCATGACAGGATTCCCTCCCAAGCCTGTCCCAGGGATATGATAATGAACAAGACAGCTATGGCCTCTGCCTTTATGAAGTTTGTTGTGAACTGAGGGTAGGGTCTGTTTTAAAAGCAATTCGAGAGAAGTGTGTATACTAAGCATCATGCGGGGAGATGACAGCAAGTCACAGAAGTACAGCATCACTCTGGCCCATGGGGGTGGGCACTGCAAAGGAGAATTCGGAAGAGAAGTGTCTTTAAGCTTAGAAATGGCAGTTAGTCAAGCTAATAGTGATATTTTGTAAAGCCTGGCGGTCAccggaaaaaatacaaaattcacattttcactactctgcttttcaaagaaaagtgTACTATATACGTTAAatttcagaaactgaaaatgtCACATGATCACACAGTTTTGAGGGAATGCTATTACTAGGGTATATATTCAAAGACTTTTCTACAACAAGCCGTATCTGAGATCCAGGAAGAACACAGCCCCTTCCCTCAAGGTGCTCACAGGGTAAGTGAGGTGTTAGATATATAAACCGATAGTAGCAAGAAACATGGTAAATGTAATAACAGCTAATACACGCAAGGTactgagaaacacagagagagggTAACAACAGCACAGATAACACTGAAGTAAGCACACACCAGGCAATAAGAGGTACAAAAtgaatagaaggaaagaagataaatggAGATGGAAGAAACAGAGTAATGAAACCACACATGGCGGTGAATCCCTTCAAATCCTATTTTGACCATTTTATACCCTAAAGATTTATTCCTTTTCCAAAGGCTTGTTACTGATTTGTACTTATACTTTGGTTCTGTTAAGGGCTGTTTCTGGTCAGTAATTACTAGAAGTAATTGTAACAGTTTAATATGCTGTGGCTGATTTTCAAATTCATCATTTTGAATGCTGTTCAGCCATGACGAGCTTTATTCTTCTACTAATTACTTAAAAATACCTTGAATATGTTCTGTATTTTCatgagaagggggaagaaaaccaTATTCTATTAGTATATCTATTTCTTCCAATCATCTAAAATACCTAATGATTCGTATCAGTGATatctgaagagactgccttttaaatttattcacaaccattaaatttttttaagactcTTGGATTAGCAaaacttcttgaaagaaaatCATCAGACTTctgaattaatcattttaaaatgttaacataattgtttttaaatgactttttaaagcagGACTttaagaaacagagaggaagcctgaaaaatacaaatttaagacACTAGAATTCCCATAGTATGGTCTCAACCTAGATTGCTTCACTAAGTTGGACGTGTCCCTGGGCACCCTTGTCTTCTCTTCTAAAGGGACCTACCTCTTCTCCTTCACATTGACTTTTTCCCCCCACAGCTTCAGTCTTTCTTTCAAATTGTTACAATCTCTCTAAGCCCCCATCTTTACTTTCTCACCTTCCCTATTCTAGTGCAAGTTGGATTTACTGCAGGGACAGCCTCCTAAAAGCAATCTCTTCCCTGGCCCATGAGAGCAGGATACTGGTGTGTTGCTCTGTGTCTCTCCCAGAGAGGGTTAGCAGAAAGCTGCACATGCAGTAGATGTTGAACACGTGTCTgctgaaggaaagaataaattaataaagagaCCACCTTGGACACAGTAGACTATCATGGCAGTGGTTTTCATAAGAAGACTCTGCTCACATCCTTTGGCTCATGTGACTGAGAGCCTTTTGAAACATTACAGAGAATAGGAACAGGAAACTTGCTTCTTTTGTTTGAGAATAAAAGGTGTAGTGATCTAACAGAATTCTTTTGAAGAGAGAAGACAGCTGACCTATACTGAAAACAGAGCATCAGGGCTAGTCCAGACAGTGACCTGTGGGATGCACCAGCCCACTTCCCTTACTTGTCCCCCAGAAAACTGGCAGCCAGGTTCGCACCCTCTGGGCGGGGGACAGGAAGATTCTTCCCTGGGGAATACAGCCAACTCAAGAGAAGAGACTGAAAGATACTCACAGCTGAAAGCACCCAGTGCAACAACTTGAGGCTTGATTGCCTCAGAATGAAGCAAAcacttcacttcacttcacttATTAATACTTCTGTTTCTTCCAATCATCTAAAATACTTAATGTTCATATCACTGATATCTGAAAAGattgccttttaaatttattcacaaccatttaattttttttaagactcttgGATTAGTAAAACTGTAATTTACCCACTTTAGCTTTACTGTCCCACACTCAAGTAGAAAAGGTTAGCCACTAACATCAGACTCTGAAGAAAGCTTCTAACATGCGAGaggcaaaacaaacaaggaaattgtaggaaacaaaaaaatttaggaaaagaaaaataactatcaTTAATATTCTTAGGTGTTTAAGATAATTCatccatgaaataaaaaagaaacagcgAACTCTTAGcaactaaaatataatttaactttaaatatgaatttcagtaatacaaaaaaataaaaaaatcataaaagtataGATGATAAATTTGAGGCAAATCCCCCCAAaagcagaacaacaacaacaaaactagagattaaaaaatcagaaagaaagcgTAAAATCAGGATCAGTCCAGGAGATCTAGCAGCTGAATAATGGAAGCtccaaaaggaaagaacaaagaaaaagaagggtaaggaattatttttaaaagttcaagaaGATTTCTCAACTAATGAACGTGTACAGATTGAAAGGGTAGATTGGATGCCCAGTACAATGGACAAAAGGGTCCAGACCAAGGACCATTAATATGAAATTTCCTAACACTGGTGACAAAGAGACAGTCCTAAAAcctttcagagaggaaaaaaaaatatgttacatGCAAAGTATTGAATGTTAGAAGGCCACTGAATGTGAGAAAACCATGAACAACATGAGAAATTTCCTCAGAAAACAATGAAGCAATGACCGGAGAAAATAATCTACAATTCTATACTCAAATTATCAATGAAGTATGACATCTCCAAATACACAAAgatctcaatttatttttcttcccaaggTAATGGAAGAGGCAATCTACTGAAATGAAGGTGTCAAGAAAAGGGACAGGTATGGGATCTAGAAAAAGGGAGTTCGTGTAAGAAAAGAGGTGAAAATGATGACAAAGGGGGCTGTCAAGACGGTTGTTGTGCACCAGGCATTGAGGACAACTGTAGCTGACACTACACATAACCAGGTGCATGCAACTCAGGGAGCCACGAGCTACAAGGGAG
It encodes the following:
- the SH3GL2 gene encoding endophilin-A1 isoform X1; the encoded protein is MSVAGLKKQFHKATQKVSEKVGGAEGTKLDDDFKEMERKVDVTSRAVMEIMTKTIEYLQPNPASRAKLSMINTMSKIRGQEKGPGYPQAEALLAEAMLKFGRELGDDCNFGPALGEVGEAMRELSEVKDSLDMEVKQNFIDPLQNLHDKDLREIQHHLKKLEGRRLDFDYKKKRQGKIPDEELRQALEKFDESKEIAESSMFNLLEMDIEQVSQLSALVQAQLEYHKQAVQILQQVTVRLEERIRQASSQPRREYQPKPRMSLEFPSGDSTQPNGGLSHMGTPKPAGAPMDQPCCRALYDFEPENEGELGFKEGDIITLTNQIDENWYEGMLHGQSGFFPINYVEILVALPR
- the SH3GL2 gene encoding endophilin-A1 isoform X2, which encodes MEIMTKTIEYLQPNPASRAKLSMINTMSKIRGQEKGPGYPQAEALLAEAMLKFGRELGDDCNFGPALGEVGEAMRELSEVKDSLDMEVKQNFIDPLQNLHDKDLREIQHHLKKLEGRRLDFDYKKKRQGKIPDEELRQALEKFDESKEIAESSMFNLLEMDIEQVSQLSALVQAQLEYHKQAVQILQQVTVRLEERIRQASSQPRREYQPKPRMSLEFPSGDSTQPNGGLSHMGTPKPAGAPMDQPCCRALYDFEPENEGELGFKEGDIITLTNQIDENWYEGMLHGQSGFFPINYVEILVALPR